Below is a window of Alphaproteobacteria bacterium DNA.
AAGTCCTTTGAGGCGTTTAACGGATGCATCACTATTCAGGCCGACGACTAAACGGTCACACGCCTTACGTGATTGTTGTAAAATAGAGATATGGCCGGGATGAATCAAATCGAAGCAGCCATTGGTAAATCCGATATTCAAGCCCTGTCTGCGCCAGCGTTCTACCAGTTCAATTGCCTTGTTTTGGCTCAATACCTTTTCATTGATGTCGCGGTCTTCAATTTGCCGCAAATTATTGATGAGTTCGTCAACAGTTACGGTCGCGGTGCCAACCTTGCTTACCACAATCGAACCCGCTTCATTGGCGATGTATGCGGCCTGTTCCATGCTCATACCCGCTGATAACGCAGTTACAAAACCTGCAATCACAGTATCGCCTGCGCCGGATACATCGAACACTTCACGTGCTGTGGCTTTGATATGTAATGGATCTTTGCCATCCATCACCAAGCAAACGCCATCACCGCCCAGTTTTGCGAGCACCGCCCCAAAGCGATATTTGTTGATGAGCGCGCGGGATGCTTTCACTGCATCTTCAATTGTTTTAATGTCATTGCCAGTTGCTTCCGCTAATTCTTTACGGTTTGGCGTAACCACATCTGCGCCCGTATAACGCGTGTAATCACGGCCCTTAGGGTCAATGATAACAGGCTTTTTGTGTTGCTTGCCCAATGCGATACAGTCGGCAATGATTTTTGAAGTCAAAACGCCTTTGGCGTAGTCAGATAAAATCACAGCAGCCACTTGCGGCACAGCAAGACGCAAACGCACCGCCACCTGCTCTTCAATTGCGGCATTTAAATTTTCGGCCTTTTCAACGTCACAGCGCAACACTTGCTGGATACCGGCAATAAAGCGCGTTTTGATGGTGGTAGGGCGGTCTTTATCGGTCAACAAATGGGGGGTAACAACTTCGTCTTGTGATAATTGCTTGGCTATTTCAAAGCCGGCGGGATCCGCACCAATCACCGCAATTAAATCGCAGCGCTGGTTAAGGCTAACCAGATTGCGTACGACGTTGCCTGCACCGCCGAGCATGGAAATTTCCCGCACATACCGCATGACCGGAATGGGCGCTTCAGGCGAAATACGGTCAACCTGCCCATACATAAAGCGGTCAAGCATCACGTCCCCAACAACCAAAATCGGATTGCTTGGCAGGGTTTCAAGTTTTTGAATGATGTCGAATTGCATGGGGCGATATTAACAATAGGGGTCTGGGGTTGCGAGATATTCTTTGACGTAAGCGTTGATACCTTCCTCGAGCGGGGTAAAGGGTTTGCTATAACCGGCAGCCTTTAGCTTAGCCATCTGTGCTTGGGTAAAATATTGATAATGTTTTCTCAGCTCCTCGGGCATATCGCGGTAGATAATGTTGGGTTCTTTACCGCACGCAATATAAACCGCCCGGGCCAAATCCACAAAGCTGCGCGATTCGCCTGTGCCAACATTGAACAGACCATTCACGCGCGGATGATGGTAGAGCCAAAGCATCACATCCACGCAATCCTGCACCCAAATAAAGTCACGCAATTGCCCGCCATCGACATAATTCGGATTGTGGGATTTGAACAATGAAAACGCCTCGCCGGCTTGTGCCACCGGAAAAATTTGGTGCACAACGGAACGCTGGCCTTCCTTATGGTATTCATTTGGCCCATACACATTGAAAAACTTCAACCCAACCGCTTGCGCAGGAAACTTTTCGCCCTCGGTGCGTGTCTGGGTAATGAATTGGTCAAAGGCATGCTTGCTCCAACCATATGGGTTAAGCGGCTGGAGTTTTTTCAAACTTACCAAATCATCCTTGTCATCAAAACCCTGTTTGCCATCGCCGTAGGTCGCGGCGGAAGATGCATAGACAATCCGTTTGCGTTTATCACAGCACCAAGTGAACAAATCTTTTGAAAGCCGGAAATTATTGGCAACAATTTTATCGACATCCATTTCCGTCGTGCTGGAAATTGCGCCCATGTGATAGATGATATCGATGCTTTTCTGGTGTGCATCCAGAAACGGGAATAATTGGTCGGGCGTGATGATGTCATACAGCGTGCGTTTGGCGATGTTGCGCCACTTCTGGCCATCCTTGGTTGCATGGCCTAAGCGGTCGCAAATCACAATTGGGCCAAGCCCTGCTTTTTCAAGGCTAGCTGCCAAACATGAACCAATAAATCCAGCCCCGCCGGTAATAATAATCATAGGTGTTCCTTATATATAAGTGTGCCAATTAGACAGGCTTGACAGGGGGGATGCAAGTGACTTGATTAGCATGCTTTTAAAATGTTTAAAGGACGACGACCGTCGGCCCGCGAGCTTATGCGAGCGAAGCCTTACGGCGTTTGAGTAAAATAAGGATTCACAAGAAAATGAAACGGGCATTATTATTTCCAGGGCAGGGCAGTCAGGCCATCGGCATGGGCAAGGAATTGTCAGGCGCATTCCAATCCGCAAAGGATGTCTTTGCCGAAGTCGATGAAGCATTGAAACAGAATCTCAGCAAGCTGATGTTCGAAGGCGACGATGCCGATTTGAAAATGACAGAAAACACGCAGCCCGCATTAATGGCCGTCAGCATGGCGGTTGTTCGTGTGCTGGAAAAAGAGGGCGGCAAGAAAGTTTCCGATTTGGCGAGTTATGTTGCGGGGCATTCGCTGGGGGAATACGCTGCGTTATGCGCGGCGGGCACCTTCGGCCTTGCCGATACGGCGCGGTTACTGCGTAAACGTGGTAGCGCGATGCAGGCAGCAGTGCCAGCAGGCATTGGTTCCATGGCAGCATTGCTTGGTGTTGATATGCAGCAAGCAGCAGAAATTGCAAAGGAAGCGGAGCAGGGGCAGGTCTGTGCCGCAGCAAATGATAACTCTGTGGGTCAGGTAGTTATCTCAGGTCATAAGGAAGCGATTGAACGCGCCGTTGCAATTGCTGCAACAAAAGGTTTCAAGCGCTCGGTCATTCTGCCGGTCAGCGCGCCATTTCATTGCTCGCTCATGCAACCTGCAGCAGATGTTATGAATGAAGCCTTGGCGCAGGTTAAAATGAGCGCACCTGTTGTTCCAGTAATTGCAAACGTCACTGCGTCTGAACAAACTGATGTGAGCGAAATCAGAAAACTATTGGTTGCGCAGGTCACAGGCGCGGTGCGCTGGCGTGAAAGTATGCTGACATTGAAAGAAAAGGGCGTTGCAAGCGCAATTGAAGCAGGTTCGGGCACGGTTCTCGCTGGCCTGATGAAGCGGATTGATAAGGATGTTTCAGTCACATCACTTCATACACCGCAAGACATTGAAGCATTTTTGAAATCAGCTTAAGGAGTACTCATGTTTAATCTAGCAGGCAAACGCGCATTGGTAACTGGTGCTTCAGGCGGTCTGGGCAAAGCCATTGCAACCGCACTTATTGAACAAGGCGCGCAGGTTGCACTTTCAGGCACCAAAGTTGATGCATTAAAAGCATTGCAGCAGGAGCTTGGCGAAAAATCATACGTCACGCCTGCCAATCTTGCTGACCCTGCTGCTCCCATTGAACTTGTCAAGCAAGCCGAAGAAGCCATGGGCGGCGGTATCGATATTTTAGTCAATAACGCAGGTTTAACACGCGACGGATTATCCATGCGCATGAAAGATGAGGATTGGCAGCAAGTATTAGATGTCAATCTAACGTCTGCATTCCGCCTTATTCGCACGGTAACCAAGGGCATGATGGGGCGCAGAACAGGCCGCATCATCAACATCACCTCGATTGTGGGTGTGACAGGTAATGCGGGACAGGCGAATTATGCTGCTTCAAAGGCAGCATTGATTGGC
It encodes the following:
- the rfaD gene encoding ADP-glyceromanno-heptose 6-epimerase, giving the protein MIIITGGAGFIGSCLAASLEKAGLGPIVICDRLGHATKDGQKWRNIAKRTLYDIITPDQLFPFLDAHQKSIDIIYHMGAISSTTEMDVDKIVANNFRLSKDLFTWCCDKRKRIVYASSAATYGDGKQGFDDKDDLVSLKKLQPLNPYGWSKHAFDQFITQTRTEGEKFPAQAVGLKFFNVYGPNEYHKEGQRSVVHQIFPVAQAGEAFSLFKSHNPNYVDGGQLRDFIWVQDCVDVMLWLYHHPRVNGLFNVGTGESRSFVDLARAVYIACGKEPNIIYRDMPEELRKHYQYFTQAQMAKLKAAGYSKPFTPLEEGINAYVKEYLATPDPYC
- the fabG gene encoding 3-oxoacyl-[acyl-carrier-protein] reductase, with protein sequence MFNLAGKRALVTGASGGLGKAIATALIEQGAQVALSGTKVDALKALQQELGEKSYVTPANLADPAAPIELVKQAEEAMGGGIDILVNNAGLTRDGLSMRMKDEDWQQVLDVNLTSAFRLIRTVTKGMMGRRTGRIINITSIVGVTGNAGQANYAASKAALIGMSKSLAQELAGRGITVNCIAPGFIVSNMTDGLPDNVKEKILASIPQGRMGDGKDIAAGVVYLASAEAAYVTGQTLHINGGMAMI
- the fabD gene encoding ACP S-malonyltransferase, which produces MKRALLFPGQGSQAIGMGKELSGAFQSAKDVFAEVDEALKQNLSKLMFEGDDADLKMTENTQPALMAVSMAVVRVLEKEGGKKVSDLASYVAGHSLGEYAALCAAGTFGLADTARLLRKRGSAMQAAVPAGIGSMAALLGVDMQQAAEIAKEAEQGQVCAAANDNSVGQVVISGHKEAIERAVAIAATKGFKRSVILPVSAPFHCSLMQPAADVMNEALAQVKMSAPVVPVIANVTASEQTDVSEIRKLLVAQVTGAVRWRESMLTLKEKGVASAIEAGSGTVLAGLMKRIDKDVSVTSLHTPQDIEAFLKSA
- the rfaE1 gene encoding D-glycero-beta-D-manno-heptose-7-phosphate kinase codes for the protein MQFDIIQKLETLPSNPILVVGDVMLDRFMYGQVDRISPEAPIPVMRYVREISMLGGAGNVVRNLVSLNQRCDLIAVIGADPAGFEIAKQLSQDEVVTPHLLTDKDRPTTIKTRFIAGIQQVLRCDVEKAENLNAAIEEQVAVRLRLAVPQVAAVILSDYAKGVLTSKIIADCIALGKQHKKPVIIDPKGRDYTRYTGADVVTPNRKELAEATGNDIKTIEDAVKASRALINKYRFGAVLAKLGGDGVCLVMDGKDPLHIKATAREVFDVSGAGDTVIAGFVTALSAGMSMEQAAYIANEAGSIVVSKVGTATVTVDELINNLRQIEDRDINEKVLSQNKAIELVERWRRQGLNIGFTNGCFDLIHPGHISILQQSRKACDRLVVGLNSDASVKRLKGLERPVQNEKARATVLATLNPVDLVVIFDEDTPLELIKALRPNVLVKGADYTIDKVVGATEVQSWGGRVVLANLVEGQSTTNTIKKLKSSG